The Flavobacterium sp. HJ-32-4 genome contains a region encoding:
- a CDS encoding cytochrome-c peroxidase produces MKRFLPFAIAALSLGACNKDDDSSEYIPVDPYPAITATFGDAIDPDNLANYANQAIPAYINRDNTNTNPITNAGATLGRVLFYDKKLSSNNTISCASCHQQAHAFGDPLVASNGVNGVTTRHTMRLINARFGFEPHFFWDERAETLEAQTTQPIQNHTEMGFSGFDGDQGMPELIAKLQAVDYYRELFTIAYGDATVTETRIQNALAQFVRSITSFDSKYDVGRAQVANNNVPFPNFTPQENQGKQLFTAPPTFDGNGNRTGGGVGCAGCHAGPEFDINPDSQNNGITSTIDPSLTVDLDNTRAPSLRDIVKKDGTLNGPFMHDGILPTLDAVIAHYNADIQPNRRLDPRLSPGGHVQRLNMTDDEKAALKAFLLTLGGENVYTDTKWGDPF; encoded by the coding sequence ATGAAACGATTTCTTCCATTTGCCATAGCAGCCCTTTCACTGGGGGCATGTAATAAAGACGACGACAGTAGCGAGTACATCCCGGTCGATCCGTATCCGGCGATCACGGCTACGTTCGGCGACGCCATTGACCCTGACAACCTGGCGAACTATGCCAACCAGGCGATTCCGGCGTATATCAACCGTGACAATACCAATACGAATCCTATTACCAACGCGGGTGCTACGTTGGGACGGGTATTGTTTTACGATAAGAAACTGTCATCCAACAATACCATTTCCTGCGCGTCGTGCCACCAACAGGCACATGCGTTCGGCGATCCGTTGGTGGCCAGCAATGGGGTGAATGGTGTTACGACACGGCACACGATGCGCCTGATCAATGCCCGCTTCGGCTTTGAGCCGCATTTCTTCTGGGATGAGCGGGCAGAGACACTGGAAGCGCAGACGACCCAGCCGATCCAGAACCATACGGAAATGGGCTTCAGCGGATTCGACGGTGACCAGGGCATGCCGGAATTGATTGCCAAACTTCAGGCGGTAGATTACTACCGGGAATTGTTTACCATTGCCTATGGCGATGCTACGGTTACAGAAACCCGCATACAGAACGCGCTGGCACAGTTCGTACGCAGCATCACATCCTTTGATTCTAAATACGATGTCGGACGCGCACAGGTGGCGAACAATAACGTCCCGTTTCCGAACTTCACGCCCCAGGAAAACCAGGGCAAGCAGTTGTTCACGGCGCCCCCCACCTTCGACGGTAACGGTAACCGTACGGGCGGCGGCGTAGGGTGCGCGGGCTGCCATGCCGGACCGGAGTTCGACATCAACCCCGATTCACAAAACAACGGAATTACGAGTACCATCGACCCATCGCTGACCGTCGACCTTGATAACACCCGGGCGCCTTCGCTGCGTGACATTGTGAAAAAAGACGGCACGCTGAACGGTCCGTTCATGCACGATGGCATCCTTCCTACTCTCGATGCGGTAATCGCACACTACAATGCAGATATCCAGCCGAACCGTCGCCTTGACCCGCGCCTGTCTCCGGGCGGACACGTACAGCGCCTGAATATGACAGACGACGAGAAAGCGGCATTGAAGGCGTTTTTATTGACGTTGGGCGGGGAGAATGTGTATACGGATACGAAGTGGGGGGATCCGTTTTGA
- the fabG gene encoding 3-oxoacyl-[acyl-carrier-protein] reductase: protein MKLLEGKTAIITGASRGIGKGIAEVFAKHGANVAFTYSSSAESAKALEDSLNAMGIKAKGYQSDASDFNQAQEFVNAVLADFGKVDILINNAGITKDNLLMRMSEEDFDKVIAVNLKSVFNMTKAIQKTFLGQRSGSIINMSSVVGVKGNAGQANYAASKAGVIGFTKSVALELGSRNIRCNAIAPGFIETEMTAKLGESVVKEWAAAIPLKRGGTTEDVANACLFLGSDLSAYVTGQVLNVDGGMLT, encoded by the coding sequence ATGAAGCTACTCGAAGGAAAAACGGCCATCATCACCGGGGCCAGTCGCGGCATCGGAAAAGGGATCGCCGAAGTATTCGCAAAACACGGCGCTAATGTCGCTTTCACCTACAGTTCATCTGCCGAGTCGGCCAAGGCCCTCGAAGACAGCCTGAACGCTATGGGGATCAAAGCGAAAGGTTACCAGTCGGATGCCTCGGATTTCAACCAGGCACAGGAATTTGTGAATGCCGTACTGGCGGATTTCGGTAAAGTCGATATCCTCATCAACAACGCAGGCATCACCAAAGACAACCTCCTGATGCGGATGTCGGAAGAAGATTTCGATAAAGTAATCGCCGTCAACCTGAAGTCGGTTTTCAATATGACAAAGGCCATCCAAAAAACGTTCCTTGGCCAACGTTCGGGCTCTATCATCAACATGAGTTCGGTCGTGGGCGTAAAAGGAAACGCCGGACAGGCCAATTACGCCGCTTCCAAAGCCGGTGTGATCGGCTTTACGAAGTCGGTGGCACTCGAACTCGGCTCGCGTAACATCCGTTGCAACGCCATCGCTCCGGGTTTCATCGAAACGGAAATGACGGCCAAGCTGGGTGAGAGCGTAGTCAAAGAATGGGCCGCCGCCATTCCCCTTAAACGAGGCGGAACCACCGAAGACGTGGCGAACGCGTGTCTGTTCCTCGGGTCGGACCTGAGCGCTTATGTAACCGGCCAGGTACTCAATGTCGACGGAGGGATGTTAACCTAA